From bacterium, one genomic window encodes:
- a CDS encoding outer membrane lipoprotein-sorting protein, with product MRGTTAYSEMTMTVVRPDWSREVTMKSWSKGYDYSLILITAPARDQGSTFLKRKNEVWNWVPAVEKVIKIPPSMMMQSWMGSDFTNDDLVKESSIVHDYTHAIAGDTVLAGRECWKIEMVPNPDAAVVWDKVFLWITKKDELELLAEYYDEQGELINTMILSDIKDLGGRVIPTIFRMIPADKPNQYTEIVYHSAEWDKPLDDSFFSEQNMKRVR from the coding sequence ATGCGCGGAACCACCGCCTACTCGGAAATGACGATGACGGTGGTGCGGCCCGACTGGTCGCGGGAAGTCACGATGAAAAGCTGGTCGAAAGGCTACGACTATTCGCTGATTCTCATCACCGCTCCGGCCCGCGACCAGGGAAGCACGTTTCTCAAGCGGAAGAACGAAGTGTGGAACTGGGTCCCGGCGGTGGAAAAGGTCATCAAGATTCCGCCTTCGATGATGATGCAGTCGTGGATGGGCTCGGACTTCACCAACGACGATCTGGTGAAGGAGTCCTCCATCGTCCACGATTACACACACGCCATCGCGGGGGATACGGTGCTCGCTGGGCGGGAGTGCTGGAAAATCGAGATGGTGCCCAATCCCGATGCGGCCGTGGTGTGGGACAAGGTTTTTCTGTGGATCACGAAGAAGGACGAACTGGAACTCCTGGCCGAATACTACGATGAGCAGGGCGAACTCATCAATACGATGATTCTCTCCGACATCAAGGACCTCGGTGGACGCGTGATCCCGACGATATTCCGCATGATCCCCGCCGACAAGCCCAACCAATACACGGAAATCGTTTATCATTCGGCGGAGTGGGACAAACCGCTCGATGATTCGTTTTTCTCCGAGCAGAACATGAAACGGGTACGGTAG
- a CDS encoding TetR/AcrR family transcriptional regulator, whose amino-acid sequence MIARTSNELAPDDGSASERRRKFFQAAEPLLVRYGYRKTTVEEICRAAGASKRTFYELFKDKADLVARLTMHAADEIVDRWRATSSPDKAAARQLDDFIEAYFDLARQRQIFRMVLSDQDILLAFGSLSEEWKVWPTFLVLREILKLGIQRGEFRPVNPEIETEMIYTFLDTTSFLVPRITGQPGPLEEPALAAEVKAFILNGLRNPS is encoded by the coding sequence ATGATCGCCCGGACATCAAACGAACTGGCTCCCGACGATGGCTCTGCCAGCGAGCGGCGGCGGAAGTTCTTTCAAGCTGCAGAGCCGCTGTTGGTTCGCTATGGATACCGGAAGACCACGGTCGAGGAGATCTGCCGCGCGGCGGGGGCCTCGAAGCGGACCTTCTATGAGCTGTTCAAGGACAAGGCGGACTTGGTGGCGCGGCTGACGATGCACGCTGCCGATGAAATCGTGGACAGGTGGCGAGCCACTTCATCGCCGGACAAGGCAGCGGCGCGGCAGTTGGATGACTTTATCGAAGCCTACTTCGATCTCGCGCGGCAACGGCAGATCTTTCGCATGGTACTCTCCGATCAGGATATCCTGCTGGCGTTTGGTTCGCTGTCCGAGGAATGGAAGGTGTGGCCGACGTTTCTGGTTTTACGGGAGATTCTTAAGTTGGGCATTCAGCGCGGCGAGTTTCGGCCGGTGAATCCGGAAATAGAAACCGAAATGATCTACACGTTTCTCGACACCACCTCGTTTCTCGTTCCGCGAATCACCGGGCAGCCGGGACCACTCGAAGAACCGGCGCTGGCGGCCGAGGTGAAAGCCTTCATTCTAAACGGTCTCAGGAATCCATCGTGA